One genomic segment of Pseudomonas sp. p1(2021b) includes these proteins:
- a CDS encoding sulfite exporter TauE/SafE family protein, with translation MDVGSFGFTIAGLVVGFIVGMTGVGGGSLMTPILLWFGINPATAVGTDLLYAAITKASGVWVHGRNKNIDWKITGLLSLGSVPAAASTLWFLSTLHTDTSALNAVIKQGLAVVLILTALAILFKSRLQAFANRHAGDHYHLSDRALNILTVLTGVMLGVMVTLTSIGAGALGTVALFLLYPFLVTRRLVGTEIAHAVPLTLVAGLGHAGMGNMDWSLLGYLLLGSLPGIYLGSHLTGRISDRVLRPCLATMLLLIGYKLAF, from the coding sequence ATGGATGTAGGTTCTTTCGGTTTCACCATCGCGGGGCTGGTTGTTGGGTTCATCGTCGGCATGACCGGCGTGGGCGGCGGCTCGCTCATGACCCCCATCCTGCTCTGGTTTGGCATCAACCCCGCCACTGCCGTGGGCACCGACCTGCTCTATGCCGCCATCACCAAAGCCAGTGGCGTCTGGGTGCACGGGCGCAACAAGAACATCGACTGGAAGATCACCGGCCTGCTGAGCCTGGGCAGCGTGCCCGCGGCGGCATCGACCTTGTGGTTCCTCAGCACCCTGCACACCGATACCTCGGCGCTCAATGCGGTGATCAAGCAGGGCCTGGCCGTGGTGCTGATCCTCACCGCCCTGGCGATCTTGTTCAAATCCCGCCTGCAGGCGTTTGCCAACCGCCACGCGGGCGACCACTATCATCTCAGCGACCGCGCCCTGAACATCCTCACGGTGCTCACCGGTGTAATGCTCGGCGTAATGGTCACCCTGACCTCCATCGGCGCCGGCGCCCTGGGCACCGTGGCGCTGTTCCTGCTCTACCCGTTCCTCGTCACCCGTCGCCTGGTGGGCACCGAGATCGCCCATGCCGTGCCCCTGACCCTGGTGGCAGGCCTGGGCCATGCCGGCATGGGGAACATGGACTGGTCGCTGCTGGGCTACCTGCTGCTCGGCTCGCTGCCTGGGATCTACCTGGGCAGCCACCTCACCGGGCGCATCTCCGACCGCGTGCTGCGCCCTTGCCTGGCGACGATGCTGTTACTGATCGGCTACAAGCTGGCGTTCTGA
- a CDS encoding helix-turn-helix domain-containing protein produces the protein MPDDRTRANAQPGARPLLDRAEVGARLRQVRKARQMTLKELSALSGVPVSTLSKMELAQVSVSYEKLAAAARALNVDIALLFRPSGPVTAPVPATVVVDSLPDSAGYSTGTYDYHPLAGAFPERCMTPAYARIIARERGQFDDFIRHPGQEFALVLSGRVRILFETGEAVSIGPQETAYFDSQVGHIYLSESEDGGDAHVMVVMTDR, from the coding sequence ATGCCCGACGACCGTACCCGCGCCAATGCCCAACCCGGTGCCCGGCCCCTGCTCGACCGAGCCGAGGTCGGCGCGCGCTTGCGCCAGGTGCGCAAGGCCCGGCAGATGACACTCAAGGAGCTGTCCGCTCTCAGCGGCGTGCCGGTGTCGACCTTGTCGAAGATGGAGCTGGCCCAGGTTTCGGTGAGCTATGAAAAACTGGCCGCCGCCGCGCGCGCCTTGAACGTGGACATTGCCCTGCTGTTTCGTCCCAGCGGGCCGGTGACCGCGCCCGTGCCGGCCACGGTGGTGGTCGATTCACTGCCTGATTCGGCCGGCTATTCCACCGGCACCTATGACTACCACCCTCTCGCCGGCGCCTTTCCCGAGCGCTGCATGACGCCCGCCTATGCTCGCATCATCGCCCGCGAACGCGGCCAGTTCGACGACTTCATCCGCCATCCCGGCCAGGAGTTCGCCCTGGTATTGAGCGGGCGCGTACGGATCCTGTTCGAGACCGGCGAGGCGGTCAGCATCGGGCCGCAGGAGACCGCCTATTTCGACAGCCAGGTGGGGCATATCTACCTGTCCGAAAGTGAAGATGGCGGGGATGCCCACGTCATGGTGGTGATGACCGACCGTTGA
- a CDS encoding NAD(P)/FAD-dependent oxidoreductase — MAQIYDTLIIGAGIAGASLGYRLAGQRQVLMLEREAQPGYHSTGRSAAMFMEAYGTPQIQALTRASRAFYEQPPAGFCEHPLLEPRGCLYVANTEQRDMLEATYAQNLANGTDVRLLDRDAALALVPSLRSEALCGAVHEQGAMDLDVHALHQGFLRGYRAAGGELRCNAALTQAYYLDDLWQVSLADGRHVQARQLVNAAGAWADQVAEQCGVAKIGLQPCRRSAFTFPGPAEEDFSRWPAVIGVDESFYFKPDAGQLLGSPANADPVEPQDAAPEELDVALGIYNIEAMTTLQIRRPSHSWAGLRSFVADGDLVIGFDPGTPTFFWLAAQGGYGIQSAAGASRLAADLLLGQPLCPSLTAQGVSPEHLSPARLLQP, encoded by the coding sequence ATGGCTCAGATCTACGACACCCTCATCATCGGTGCTGGCATCGCCGGTGCTTCCCTGGGCTACCGCCTGGCCGGGCAGCGCCAGGTGTTGATGCTCGAACGTGAGGCCCAGCCTGGCTACCACTCGACCGGGCGTTCGGCGGCCATGTTCATGGAGGCCTATGGCACGCCGCAGATCCAGGCACTGACCCGCGCCAGCCGTGCCTTCTACGAGCAGCCGCCGGCAGGCTTCTGCGAGCATCCGCTGCTGGAGCCGCGGGGCTGCCTGTATGTCGCCAACACCGAGCAGCGCGACATGCTCGAGGCCACCTATGCGCAGAACCTGGCCAACGGCACCGACGTGCGCCTGCTCGACCGTGACGCCGCCCTGGCCCTGGTGCCCAGCCTGCGCAGCGAGGCCTTGTGCGGTGCAGTGCACGAGCAGGGGGCGATGGATTTGGACGTGCATGCCCTGCACCAGGGCTTCTTGCGCGGCTATCGCGCCGCAGGCGGCGAGCTGCGCTGCAACGCAGCACTCACCCAGGCTTATTACCTGGACGATCTATGGCAGGTATCCCTCGCCGATGGCCGCCATGTACAGGCACGGCAGCTGGTCAATGCCGCAGGCGCCTGGGCCGACCAGGTGGCCGAGCAATGCGGTGTGGCCAAGATTGGCCTGCAGCCGTGCCGACGCAGTGCGTTCACCTTCCCGGGCCCGGCGGAGGAAGATTTCAGCCGCTGGCCCGCGGTCATCGGCGTGGATGAAAGCTTCTATTTCAAGCCCGATGCCGGCCAACTGCTCGGTTCTCCGGCCAATGCTGACCCGGTCGAGCCCCAGGATGCCGCACCTGAGGAGCTGGATGTGGCCCTGGGCATCTATAACATCGAAGCCATGACCACCTTGCAGATTCGTCGTCCGAGCCACAGCTGGGCCGGGCTGCGCTCGTTCGTCGCCGATGGCGACCTGGTCATTGGGTTCGACCCGGGCACGCCAACGTTCTTCTGGCTGGCGGCCCAGGGGGGCTACGGCATCCAGTCCGCCGCCGGGGCATCGCGCCTGGCCGCGGATCTGCTGCTTGGCCAGCCGCTGTGCCCGAGCCTGACGGCCCAGGGCGTCTCCCCTGAACACTTGTCCCCAGCACGTTTGCTGCAACCTTGA
- a CDS encoding RidA family protein → MSNDIQRFPSSLPFPFSRAVKAGGFLFLSGQVPMSASGEVVRGDIQAQTRAACERIGESLAACGARFDQVVKVTVWLSDMAHFAGFNEVYKAFFGEALPVRSTVASALALDVDVEIEVQAFVGHD, encoded by the coding sequence ATGAGCAATGACATCCAGCGTTTCCCCAGCAGCCTGCCGTTCCCGTTCTCCCGGGCGGTGAAGGCGGGCGGCTTCCTGTTCCTGTCGGGCCAGGTGCCGATGAGTGCATCCGGCGAAGTGGTGCGCGGTGACATCCAGGCGCAAACCCGGGCGGCCTGCGAGCGCATCGGCGAAAGCCTGGCGGCGTGCGGTGCGCGTTTCGACCAGGTGGTGAAGGTCACGGTCTGGCTGTCGGACATGGCCCATTTCGCCGGTTTCAACGAGGTCTACAAGGCATTCTTCGGTGAGGCGTTGCCGGTGCGTTCGACGGTGGCCTCGGCACTGGCTCTGGATGTGGACGTGGAAATCGAGGTGCAGGCGTTCGTTGGACACGACTGA